The proteins below are encoded in one region of Bacteriovorax sp. Seq25_V:
- the aroC gene encoding chorismate synthase, whose protein sequence is MGRIMRGSVFGKMLSITTFGESHGVALGVVIDGMPSGIDFSLDDLQKELDRRAPGQSKGTTARKEADQAEVLSGIFENKTLGTPIAVIVRNTNQRSGDYDQIKTDHRPGHADQTYMDKYGIRDHRGGGRSSGRETLARVVGGYFASLIISQVKVKAFITKLGPFEYGSNLISDMSLNLGTYNFADPSKDMEIEKYLIGLKKDGDSVGGIITVNIANCPAGLGEPAFDKLKADLAKAVLSIGACVSFSFGLGEKMAHMKGTDVSKSRENFGGIEGGISNGETITLSMTFKPTSTVGDKAKSGRHDPCILPRAVPVVEAMIKLVIADHYLRQNAYNNGMWHE, encoded by the coding sequence ATGGGAAGAATTATGCGTGGTAGCGTCTTTGGGAAAATGTTATCAATTACAACTTTTGGTGAGTCACATGGTGTTGCTTTAGGTGTTGTTATTGACGGAATGCCATCTGGAATTGATTTTAGTCTTGATGATTTGCAAAAAGAACTAGATCGAAGAGCGCCTGGTCAATCTAAGGGAACCACTGCTCGTAAAGAGGCTGATCAGGCCGAAGTACTTTCAGGGATTTTTGAAAATAAAACACTAGGAACACCAATAGCAGTTATTGTACGTAATACAAATCAACGTAGTGGTGATTATGATCAAATTAAGACTGATCATCGTCCAGGACATGCTGATCAAACGTATATGGACAAGTATGGAATTCGAGACCATCGTGGCGGTGGGCGATCGAGTGGACGTGAAACCTTGGCCCGTGTTGTCGGTGGTTACTTCGCATCTCTAATTATCTCTCAAGTTAAAGTGAAAGCATTTATTACTAAGCTTGGACCATTCGAGTATGGTTCTAATTTAATATCAGATATGAGTCTTAATCTTGGGACTTATAACTTTGCAGATCCTTCTAAAGATATGGAAATTGAAAAATATCTGATTGGACTTAAGAAGGATGGTGATTCTGTTGGTGGGATTATTACTGTGAACATCGCTAACTGTCCTGCAGGGCTTGGAGAGCCAGCCTTTGATAAACTCAAGGCTGATTTAGCAAAAGCTGTTCTTTCAATAGGTGCATGTGTGTCGTTCTCATTTGGACTTGGTGAAAAGATGGCCCATATGAAAGGTACTGATGTTAGTAAGAGTAGAGAAAATTTTGGTGGGATTGAAGGTGGTATAAGTAATGGAGAGACAATTACTCTTTCAATGACATTCAAACCAACTTCAACGGTGGGTGATAAAGCAAAATCAGGAAGACATGATCCTTGTATTCTTCCGCGTGCGGTACCTGTTGTTGAGGCAATGATAAAACTAGTTATTGCAGATCATTATTTAAGACAAAATGCTTATAACAACGGGATGTGGCATGAGTAA
- a CDS encoding 3-dehydroquinate synthase family protein, with translation MSNIREIVNFDSLKKQIEEIDTDLILLVVDSNVYNIYRNQFDFLKWKNKKVYLWKSLDGESTKTYDELKHCLEFFLSKNIHRNSHLVAIGGGACSDFGGMVASLILRGISWSVVPTTMLGMIDAAIGGKVAINSEYGKNLVGAFNLPDNIFIVNDFLKTLDKANVHCGNGELFKYCFLNKEIYSSVVAGEEVGKVISLCAAYKQSIVEQDFKESGMRKYLNLGHTFGHAIEKIYKLPHGVAVAWGMVIIFKLYDLEHSLVEMKTLLQHIDIDMKESAWFNKNFPVDEIMTYIMKDKKVASNTEIDIILTPNVGEVEVRRVSFNELNERLLRKEDELKRFIF, from the coding sequence ATGAGTAATATCAGAGAGATTGTAAATTTTGATTCACTAAAAAAACAAATCGAAGAAATTGATACAGATCTAATTCTGTTGGTCGTGGATTCTAATGTTTATAATATTTATAGAAATCAATTTGATTTTTTGAAGTGGAAGAATAAAAAAGTTTATCTGTGGAAATCTCTAGATGGTGAAAGTACTAAAACATATGACGAACTAAAGCACTGCCTTGAGTTCTTTTTGTCTAAGAATATACATCGTAATTCACATCTCGTGGCCATCGGTGGTGGTGCATGTAGTGACTTTGGAGGAATGGTTGCCTCCTTAATCCTTCGAGGGATAAGTTGGAGTGTTGTCCCAACAACAATGCTTGGAATGATTGATGCTGCAATTGGTGGTAAGGTTGCTATTAATTCTGAATATGGCAAAAACCTTGTAGGAGCATTTAATCTTCCCGATAATATTTTTATTGTGAATGATTTTTTAAAAACATTAGATAAGGCAAATGTTCATTGTGGCAATGGTGAACTATTTAAATATTGCTTTCTAAATAAAGAGATATATAGCTCTGTTGTTGCAGGTGAAGAGGTTGGAAAAGTTATTTCGCTTTGTGCTGCCTACAAGCAATCTATAGTTGAACAAGATTTTAAAGAAAGTGGTATGCGTAAATATCTAAACCTTGGACATACCTTTGGTCATGCAATTGAAAAAATTTATAAACTCCCGCATGGTGTCGCTGTAGCATGGGGAATGGTGATAATTTTTAAACTATATGATCTCGAGCATAGTCTGGTTGAAATGAAAACTTTACTTCAACATATTGATATTGATATGAAGGAGTCTGCTTGGTTTAACAAAAACTTTCCTGTTGATGAGATAATGACTTATATAATGAAGGATAAGAAAGTGGCATCAAATACAGAGATCGATATTATTTTGACTCCGAATGTTGGAGAAGTAGAAGTTCGAAGAGTATCTTTTAATGAACTCAATGAAAGACTTTTAAGGAAAGAAGATGAGCTTAAAAGATTCATTTTTTAA
- a CDS encoding 3-phosphoshikimate 1-carboxyvinyltransferase — protein MSLKDSFFKVSKNRNFDKVISIPTSKSFANRALILASICKDPVVINEISESSDVKNLIKCLRQVGLDIEESESSVIVKNSFPSCEYETSSEEIVDILTGDGGTTNRFLIPLLALGKNRYNLIPSEKMKDRPMDEMDKILRDLSVDVVRNEHTWFTLQGPLKLHKHVIEVDCSISTQFATGLALVLDQFHAEVEPLNLSTSTPYWEMTLNLIERFRTERVFDNPVDFSSLGYPLAFAATAGEVRVTNCRGIDRYQADSIIIKLLENLGVSLSFERDGINVRHVGRLSGFQLDCFDCPDLIPTLCFLAAYAEGNTIIRGVEVLKYKECDRLEEMLHMLAEFKVEAYHDEETDSLIIVGREPIEEEVDYNPPVDHRMAMVAYLFQRYNGGGKLFNYHSVDKSFNTFFDIME, from the coding sequence ATGAGCTTAAAAGATTCATTTTTTAAAGTTAGTAAAAATAGAAACTTTGATAAAGTTATAAGTATTCCAACGTCAAAATCTTTTGCGAATCGTGCGCTTATTCTTGCCTCTATTTGTAAGGACCCTGTTGTTATTAATGAAATCTCAGAGTCTTCTGATGTGAAGAATTTAATTAAGTGCTTAAGGCAAGTCGGGCTTGATATAGAAGAAAGTGAGTCATCAGTAATTGTTAAAAATTCATTTCCAAGTTGTGAGTATGAAACTTCTAGCGAAGAGATCGTTGATATTTTGACTGGAGATGGTGGAACCACAAATAGATTTTTGATCCCTCTCTTAGCCTTGGGGAAAAATCGATATAACCTCATCCCTTCAGAAAAAATGAAAGATCGTCCAATGGATGAAATGGATAAGATATTAAGAGATCTTTCTGTTGATGTTGTACGTAACGAACATACATGGTTTACATTGCAAGGACCACTAAAACTCCATAAGCATGTGATTGAAGTTGATTGTTCGATCTCAACTCAATTCGCAACTGGCTTAGCGCTTGTGTTAGATCAGTTTCATGCAGAAGTGGAGCCTTTAAACCTATCGACTTCAACACCATATTGGGAAATGACTCTAAATCTAATTGAAAGATTTAGAACAGAAAGAGTATTTGATAATCCTGTAGATTTTAGCTCTCTTGGGTACCCGCTAGCATTTGCGGCTACAGCAGGGGAGGTCAGGGTGACTAACTGTCGTGGAATTGATCGTTATCAGGCAGATAGTATTATTATAAAACTATTAGAAAATCTTGGCGTAAGTCTGAGCTTTGAACGTGATGGAATCAATGTGAGACATGTAGGACGACTTTCTGGGTTTCAACTTGACTGTTTTGATTGTCCTGATCTAATTCCAACTCTCTGTTTTTTAGCCGCTTATGCAGAGGGTAATACTATTATTCGTGGAGTTGAAGTCCTGAAATATAAAGAGTGTGACAGGCTAGAAGAAATGTTACACATGCTCGCTGAGTTCAAAGTAGAGGCGTACCATGATGAAGAAACAGATAGTTTAATTATCGTTGGTCGAGAGCCGATTGAAGAAGAGGTAGATTACAATCCTCCCGTTGATCACCGAATGGCAATGGTGGCTTATCTCTTTCAGCGTTACAATGGTGGTGGGAAGTTATTTAATTACCACAGCGTAGATAAATCATTTAATACATTCTTTGATATTATGGAGTAG
- a CDS encoding transketolase family protein, whose translation MRKDSIEHIYKLAKEDCRVVFIGSDLGAGSIAKYQTELPKQFLMEGISEAHIVSMAAGLALTGCKVFIHTIAPFFVRRALEQIILDIGAENLDVCILCSGGGLVYGPLGHSHTMVDDFSILSTVPNLKLYAPADALEMIKILNEINSSQGPSYIRMGKGNEKPVTHEFQYSLTSGNFIQGKNHSDNLIITTGIMLQRCLDIQRKIEKLNILHIPQIDSIYSSDCINILKNHKNIFIIEEHLRTGGIYSRVSDVMISEIIMGLNIKHYSLGNDYIFQYGKQEQLHEILKLDFDSLLHNIKECIK comes from the coding sequence ATGAGAAAAGATTCTATCGAGCATATCTACAAATTAGCAAAAGAAGATTGTCGGGTGGTTTTCATTGGATCAGACCTTGGAGCTGGTTCAATTGCTAAATACCAGACGGAGCTTCCAAAACAATTTTTAATGGAAGGCATAAGTGAAGCACATATTGTCTCAATGGCCGCAGGGCTTGCTCTAACAGGATGCAAAGTTTTCATACACACAATCGCTCCATTTTTTGTACGACGAGCACTAGAACAAATTATTCTTGATATAGGCGCAGAAAATCTCGATGTATGTATACTATGTTCTGGAGGGGGTCTTGTTTATGGACCTTTGGGACATAGTCACACAATGGTCGATGACTTTTCAATACTCTCAACAGTTCCGAATTTAAAGCTATACGCACCTGCTGATGCACTAGAAATGATAAAGATCTTAAATGAGATCAATTCATCTCAAGGCCCATCTTATATCAGGATGGGAAAGGGGAATGAGAAGCCCGTGACACACGAGTTTCAATATTCTCTGACAAGTGGAAATTTCATTCAAGGCAAAAATCATTCAGACAATTTGATTATTACAACAGGTATTATGCTCCAAAGATGTCTCGACATTCAGAGAAAAATCGAAAAGCTTAACATTCTCCACATCCCGCAAATTGATTCAATATATTCATCAGATTGTATAAACATTCTTAAAAATCATAAGAATATCTTTATTATAGAAGAGCACTTAAGAACAGGAGGAATCTATTCTCGTGTAAGTGACGTTATGATATCAGAAATTATTATGGGATTAAATATCAAGCATTACAGCTTAGGAAATGATTATATTTTTCAATATGGTAAACAGGAGCAGCTACATGAAATCCTTAAATTAGATTTCGATTCCCTACTCCATAATATCAAAGAATGTATTAAATGA
- a CDS encoding transketolase, with translation MNTSKFQEKNLQLRHLILDMFQAGNRGHVPSAFSLVEILSTLYYHHANLSADKILLSKGHGCLALYAVLADLKYFPKEEINNFCKPEGILGGHPTRSKIPGVEISAGSLGHGPSIAVGMAFNTQGNVYCILGDGECNEGTIWEAALSANKNKLKNLTFIIDYNKQQSYGATEQVLPLEPFPEKWKSFGFEVLECDIINKSNELQNILRIAQTRPRVIICHTKKGFGSHILEQDLSWHHRNSVSEEEIEKLRQSLRTIK, from the coding sequence ATGAATACTTCTAAATTTCAGGAAAAAAATCTTCAGCTACGCCATTTAATTCTAGATATGTTTCAAGCTGGAAATCGAGGTCATGTTCCTTCAGCTTTTTCTCTCGTAGAAATTTTATCTACTCTTTATTATCATCATGCAAATTTATCTGCTGACAAAATCCTACTTAGCAAGGGACATGGTTGTCTTGCGCTATATGCAGTACTTGCCGATCTAAAATATTTTCCGAAAGAAGAGATTAATAATTTCTGCAAACCAGAGGGAATTCTGGGCGGACATCCAACACGCTCAAAAATTCCAGGAGTAGAAATCTCAGCTGGTTCACTTGGACATGGACCATCAATTGCTGTAGGCATGGCCTTTAATACACAAGGAAATGTTTATTGCATACTTGGAGACGGTGAATGCAATGAGGGAACAATATGGGAAGCTGCACTTTCAGCGAATAAAAACAAACTCAAAAATCTAACCTTTATTATTGACTACAATAAGCAACAGTCATATGGAGCAACAGAACAAGTTCTCCCACTAGAGCCGTTCCCAGAAAAGTGGAAATCATTCGGTTTTGAAGTTCTAGAATGTGACATCATCAATAAGAGTAATGAGCTACAAAATATTTTAAGAATAGCTCAAACAAGACCACGAGTTATAATCTGTCATACAAAAAAAGGCTTTGGAAGTCATATTCTTGAGCAAGATCTTTCATGGCACCATCGAAATAGTGTTAGTGAAGAAGAAATTGAAAAACTTCGTCAGTCACTAAGGACGATCAAATGA
- a CDS encoding NAD(P)-dependent oxidoreductase yields the protein MKTILVTGGAGYVGSALVPKLSKIYDNVRVLDTFWFSDKDIFSDLHNVECIEGDIRDNSIMAKSLVDIDHVIHLACISNDPSYDLNPNLAKTINFDCFENIVTTAKEAGVSRFILASSSSVYGIKEEERVTEDLEPSPLTDYSKYKLLCEEILNRHSSQEFVVTSLRPATVCGVARRQRLDVIVNILATHGYINNEIKVFGGDQKRPNIHIEDMCNTYIKLLSAPKVLINKNVYNIGAKNHTVNELSEMVKNILNVSSIKVTETNDNRSYKICSDKIFNELGIKTEFTIEDAVNDLYVSLKESKLTDPLNNSIYYNVKLLKERNIL from the coding sequence TTGAAGACAATACTCGTGACAGGTGGGGCTGGCTATGTTGGCAGTGCCCTCGTTCCTAAGCTATCTAAAATTTACGACAACGTACGTGTACTTGATACATTTTGGTTTAGTGATAAAGATATTTTTAGCGATCTTCACAATGTTGAGTGCATAGAGGGTGACATCCGAGATAACTCAATTATGGCCAAGTCTCTTGTCGATATCGATCATGTCATCCACCTTGCATGTATCTCCAATGATCCCTCGTATGATCTCAATCCTAACCTTGCAAAGACAATTAATTTCGATTGTTTCGAAAATATAGTAACAACAGCAAAAGAAGCTGGTGTATCAAGATTTATTCTTGCTTCCTCTTCATCTGTCTACGGAATCAAAGAAGAAGAGAGAGTCACAGAAGACCTTGAACCTTCACCACTCACCGATTACTCAAAGTACAAATTACTGTGTGAAGAAATACTAAATCGTCATTCTTCTCAGGAATTCGTTGTTACTTCCCTGAGACCAGCTACCGTCTGTGGAGTTGCCAGAAGACAGAGGCTTGATGTTATCGTCAATATTTTAGCAACTCATGGCTATATTAATAATGAAATAAAAGTTTTTGGTGGTGATCAGAAAAGGCCTAATATCCATATCGAAGATATGTGCAACACCTACATTAAACTTTTGTCAGCACCAAAAGTTCTTATCAACAAGAATGTCTATAATATCGGAGCGAAGAACCACACTGTAAACGAACTTAGTGAAATGGTGAAAAACATTCTCAACGTAAGTTCTATAAAGGTTACTGAAACTAATGATAATCGCTCTTACAAAATCTGTTCCGATAAAATTTTCAACGAATTGGGGATTAAAACTGAATTCACTATTGAAGATGCCGTCAACGATCTCTACGTATCTCTAAAAGAATCCAAGCTAACAGACCCGTTAAACAATTCAATTTATTATAATGTAAAACTTTTAAAAGAAAGAAATATACTCTAG
- a CDS encoding sporadic carbohydrate cluster 2OG-Fe(II) oxygenase: MKVVGESEVQHIIQSIRTNGFVVVQLEGQKHERITRAIADSLEKLDIDLSSIERLHEKISLQDLNEIRLKIISSLVKDDFYSNLLLKEFMSLLVQLVGTDLAIQRASGLSIQLPHDESSVLPMHADSLVGNSPYELVIWHPLTRADKSAAMYILPLERSLEVYKSNLLKTKSLAEVFEYVKADMIELSVKPGQIVIFSHNLLHGNKINEEEFTRVSLNTRIKNIFTPYGSKELGSYFRKVQFSVASELGIKFDV, from the coding sequence GTGAAAGTTGTAGGCGAAAGTGAAGTACAACATATAATTCAATCCATTAGAACTAATGGGTTTGTTGTAGTTCAGTTGGAGGGGCAAAAACACGAGCGAATCACTCGGGCAATCGCTGACTCGCTTGAGAAGCTCGATATTGATTTAAGCTCAATTGAAAGGTTACATGAAAAGATCTCATTGCAGGACCTAAATGAGATTCGTCTAAAAATAATTTCTTCTTTAGTTAAGGATGATTTTTATTCAAATTTACTTTTAAAGGAGTTCATGAGCTTGCTGGTTCAACTCGTAGGGACTGATTTAGCAATACAAAGAGCTTCCGGCCTATCGATACAGCTACCTCATGATGAAAGTTCAGTACTGCCAATGCATGCAGATTCACTAGTTGGTAATTCCCCTTATGAATTAGTTATTTGGCATCCCTTGACGAGAGCAGATAAGAGCGCAGCAATGTATATCTTACCTCTTGAACGATCTCTTGAAGTTTATAAAAGTAATTTATTAAAAACCAAGTCCTTAGCCGAAGTTTTTGAATACGTGAAAGCGGACATGATCGAATTGAGTGTTAAGCCAGGTCAAATTGTAATTTTTAGTCACAACCTCCTTCATGGAAATAAGATAAATGAAGAAGAGTTTACAAGAGTAAGTTTAAATACAAGAATAAAAAATATTTTTACTCCATATGGGAGTAAAGAGCTTGGAAGTTACTTTAGAAAAGTTCAATTTAGTGTTGCTTCAGAGCTAGGGATAAAATTCGATGTGTGA
- a CDS encoding LIC12192 family sporadic carbohydrate cluster protein → MTSKEDMRYFVPHRVQNIILREYLSRIEETYPLPKTEIKTQNCYPVLKELLADKKIKKIYFYSLEMLPKDNLEVLSNLYERVLEGMTIIFCVEDITLNENSLLGFKEDLHIMQITNRV, encoded by the coding sequence ATGACTTCAAAAGAGGATATGAGATATTTTGTTCCGCATCGAGTACAGAATATAATTCTACGTGAGTACTTAAGTCGCATTGAAGAAACCTATCCTTTGCCAAAAACAGAGATAAAAACACAAAACTGTTATCCAGTCCTAAAAGAACTTTTAGCAGACAAGAAGATTAAAAAAATCTATTTTTATAGCCTCGAGATGCTTCCCAAAGATAACTTAGAAGTTCTCTCAAATCTTTATGAGCGCGTACTTGAGGGGATGACAATCATATTTTGTGTAGAAGATATAACTTTGAATGAAAATTCTTTGCTAGGTTTTAAAGAAGATCTTCATATCATGCAAATAACTAATAGGGTTTAG
- a CDS encoding DegT/DnrJ/EryC1/StrS aminotransferase family protein produces MRIKFQDLRILNNELRFELIENLRDSFDDGVYINGKAVSEFEFSIRELFDIKDAIYTNSGTSALLLALKELGVGVGDEVILPAMSWVATAHVIAKLGALPVFCDVNQDLVIDVLSFKKMITAKTKAVIPVHFGGVACEMEGVLQVAKKHGIKVIEDCAQAFGNKYQKYKLGTLGDYGCFSLNPMKIMGALGEAGLIITNHKNAIRDHLYSGVNSNKEVISTGANYRGDNLQARFLNTMLKYQDEKSAKVLKIWNLYKKYLPSEVTLVGRDHDFTPYCVNILSSKRNEIELALNQSDVETKRLHVPIMPDISVYQSCKRDTKYIDEVKNKLCTLPLHQYLEEEHIIEICQVINRVVK; encoded by the coding sequence TTGAGGATTAAATTTCAAGATTTAAGAATATTAAATAATGAGCTTAGGTTTGAGTTAATCGAGAACTTAAGGGACTCATTTGATGATGGGGTCTATATTAATGGCAAGGCAGTCAGTGAGTTCGAATTTAGTATAAGAGAATTGTTTGATATTAAGGATGCTATTTACACAAATTCTGGGACTAGTGCCCTACTTCTGGCGTTAAAAGAACTTGGAGTCGGTGTAGGTGATGAAGTCATTTTGCCTGCAATGTCATGGGTCGCGACAGCACACGTAATTGCTAAGCTTGGCGCGTTGCCTGTATTCTGTGATGTTAATCAAGATTTAGTTATTGATGTTTTGTCTTTTAAAAAAATGATCACAGCTAAAACAAAAGCCGTCATTCCCGTACATTTTGGCGGAGTTGCTTGTGAAATGGAGGGTGTTCTTCAGGTTGCAAAGAAGCATGGGATAAAAGTTATAGAGGATTGTGCACAAGCTTTTGGGAATAAGTATCAAAAATATAAACTAGGAACTCTAGGTGATTACGGTTGCTTCAGTTTGAACCCCATGAAGATTATGGGAGCACTTGGAGAGGCGGGATTAATTATTACTAATCATAAAAATGCGATTAGAGATCATTTATATAGTGGGGTCAATTCTAATAAAGAAGTTATCTCAACTGGCGCAAATTACCGGGGAGACAATTTACAAGCAAGATTCTTGAATACAATGTTGAAATATCAAGATGAAAAATCAGCGAAAGTTTTGAAGATTTGGAACTTATATAAAAAGTATTTGCCAAGTGAAGTTACTTTGGTTGGAAGAGATCATGATTTTACTCCGTACTGTGTTAATATTTTATCATCAAAAAGAAATGAAATTGAATTGGCCTTAAATCAATCGGATGTCGAAACAAAAAGATTACATGTTCCTATAATGCCAGATATTAGTGTTTATCAATCTTGTAAGCGTGATACTAAATATATCGATGAAGTTAAAAACAAATTATGTACGCTTCCCCTTCATCAGTATCTTGAGGAAGAACATATTATAGAAATTTGTCAGGTTATAAATCGAGTGGTGAAATGA
- a CDS encoding class I SAM-dependent methyltransferase has translation MNLIHLFNTNHTSTKRNYLERMSNNKIHSMNIASKYDEEYWDGDRSTGYGGYHYDGRYRQIAEEIVKRYGLTSKSKVLDFGCGKGYLLFEIYNITKCQILGLDISDYAIKNSKAEIKEFIKFGDEDALEGFSDNEFDLVISTMTLHNLSLRKLDQAITSIERIGKTSLLTVESYRNSNELFNLQCWALTCKIFLSPDDWRYIFDRNKYTGDVEFLYFE, from the coding sequence ATGAATTTGATACATTTATTTAATACTAATCATACTTCAACAAAGAGAAACTATCTTGAAAGAATGAGCAATAATAAAATTCATAGTATGAATATCGCTAGTAAGTATGATGAAGAATATTGGGATGGCGACAGGTCCACTGGCTATGGAGGCTATCATTACGATGGCAGATACCGGCAAATTGCTGAAGAGATCGTTAAGAGATACGGACTAACATCAAAGTCGAAAGTTCTCGATTTTGGCTGTGGAAAAGGTTACCTTCTCTTTGAAATTTATAATATCACCAAGTGCCAAATTTTAGGTCTTGATATTTCAGATTATGCGATTAAAAACTCAAAAGCAGAAATTAAAGAATTCATAAAATTCGGAGATGAGGACGCCCTCGAAGGTTTCTCTGATAATGAATTTGATCTCGTTATATCAACAATGACATTACATAACTTGTCTCTTAGAAAGTTAGATCAGGCCATCACTAGTATTGAAAGAATTGGAAAGACAAGTCTCTTGACCGTTGAAAGTTATAGAAATTCTAATGAGTTATTTAATCTTCAATGCTGGGCCCTGACATGTAAAATATTTCTTTCTCCCGATGATTGGAGATACATATTTGATAGAAACAAATACACTGGTGATGTGGAGTTTTTATACTTTGAATAA